GCATTTGCTCATGTCCTCGCATTGTTCCCAAGCCTGATAACGCCCTTGGTCAATATTAGCATCTTATCACCACTGTGATCCACCTTTAGCAGGGAGAGCAGCAAGCTCCAGCTACTGATAGACCTATCTGTCTGCCCATTTAGGATACCTGAGCTTGTCTTGATCAATGGTTTAATCTCTGTTTGCAGGAACAAATCCCTCCTTGGCATGGCTGCAAGCTGGGATGAGCATCCCAGAGTCCAGCTACGTGGAGAGCTCAGCACGGCCATTAAAGAGTCACCATGAGCACTCCTGGGGGGTTTTATTACCTTTATTTCAGTTGCTGGACTGAAATAAAGGTCTCCAGAGAGGTGTGGTGGCCTCTCCAAGGTCTCAGGGCTATTGAGAACTGAGCAAGGATTTCCCAAGACTTAGGACATCCTTCCCCTTCAACAGCAGTGGAAAAGTTTGTTCAAGTCAGGGTatcattagaatcatagaatggtttgggttgcaTGGGACCTTGAAAGGCCAtctgtcccactccctgcactgagcagggacacccacagctccatcagtgctcagagcccatccagcctgaccttggctgtctgcagggacggggcaccaccgcctctctgtgcaacctgtgccagtgcctcaccacccttattgtaaacaacttcttccttatatccagtataaatcttctctccttcagtCTGAAGCCATTCCCTGCTGTCCAATtgcaacagaccctgctgaggagtctgtccccttctttcttatagtgcCCCTTTGGCTGAAGAAACCTTCCCCTCCAGAGCCCTGAGTTCTTTTGAAGATGTGATCATTCACTTTGCTTTATTTGCAACCCTCTTCCAGTCAACAGAGTGGAGATAAGCATGGGCAGAGACCTAAAGGGGATCAGGATTCATCAGACGGAATGAGAATAGagtgcagaagaaagaaagaaagtaaaagttAAAGCTCGTTGATGGTCCAGGTTCCAAACCAGGCCAGATGTAAGGAACGGAGCTCTCCTGCaaatgcacttcttttttttttaaatcaaaaagcAATAGAAGGTCACAAGCCTTTAATCGTCCCTCCCTTTGTCTTCCCAGATAATGGGATCTACCACGGTGTTGTTGTGAGGTTTAATGCAGTAAATCCTTTTTTAAATGCTGCCAGCACTCAGCGCTGCAGCACAGTATTCCCCTTACTGTGAAGGAGGAGGCCAATGTCATGGGGACATCTTGGCCTCTCTGCTCACCCTAAAAACGAGGAGGGGCAGATGTGGCTTTTCCCAAAGACATCAGCTGATCTGAAAAAAGCTGCACCCTCTCCCTGCAcacctgctcctcctgcactgcTATTTTTACACTCCTAGCAAGAACACTAAGCCAAATGGATCTCAGGACGGCTATGAGACACAAGCAGGTGCAGGACACAGCTCATAATGTCCATCAAGCAGAGCTCTCACTTTCCTCAAGGCCAGCAGATGAGAAGGAtagactcttcagcagggtctgttgtggtaggacaaggggaaatggtttcaaactgtaagagagaagatttagactggatataaggatgAGGTTTTTTTAtaataagggcagtgaggcactggcacaggttgcacagagaggtggtggtgctccatccctgcagacagggCTCtggctggatgggctctgagcactcgtggagctgtgggtgtccctgctcagtgcaggcagtgggacagaTGGCCTTGAAGGGTCTCTTCCTActcaattctatgattctatgttggACCCGCAGCACCTTCACAGCACCCATCCAGACACCAGTACCCCAGTACCTAGCTGCAGCAGGACAACACAATCCCAGGttccccttttcctctttccattatttttcacttctattGCAAAATGACAAAATTTGGGCAATGCCCAGGAGTGCCCCCCATCACTCAACCAGCTTTCCTTCGGCTTTGTGTGATGGTAGAAGGGATGCACAAGAAATTGGAGCTGCAAATGTCCTCAAGCACAGAATcattcaagttggaaaagaccactaagaccacccagtccaaccccagcccaccccaccatgcccattgtgtccctcagtgccacatccccacagctgtGGAACCTCTCCATGGACGGTGaccccctgggcagctgtgccactgcatcaccattctttcagagcagaaacgtttcctaacacccaacctcaacctcccctggtgcaatgtgaggccatcacctcttgttctctctcctttatttgggagcagaggccgacccccacctcaccacagcctcctttcaggagctgtaggagcaatgaggtctcccctgagatCCTCAGCTCTAGACTGACCCATCCCAGCCCCCTCAGTTGCTCACCGTAAcatttgtgctccagacacttcacagcttcactgcccttctctgcacacattccagggcctcgagtcttcttgcagtgaggggcaaAACGAGTGCTGAACAAAAAGAGGGCTGAATTGCATAAATTTTCCAGCATACCTGAGTATTGCCTCCATGTTGTGCTGCACTGGAGTTTTGCCTAATGATAACAATATCATTTGATGATAAAGTGACCTCTCAGGCTACGCTACCTTTTCCAATTACACTATTTTCTCGTTCTTTTTCCCCATGATGTGGACCCAGCTGATGGAACACCACCTTCACCCACGGTTTTCCAACCTGCTCAGTGTTCCCAACATGGCATAAGGCCATTTGTTGGCTCTGCAAGCTGTGTGCTTGTACACACCGACAGTATTAACCTCAGCgatgcccaaggaggttgtggatgccccatccctggaggcattcaaagccaggctggatgtggctctgggcagcctggtctggtggctggtgaccctgcacatagcgagggggttggaactggatgagcactgtgggccttttcaacccagaccattctgtgattctatcattccaTAATTTGCTGTGTAGTGTAAATCCCATAGgggagaagcagaaagcaagcaggCTCTTCTCCAATGGAAGTTGGGAGCTTTATTTGTATAGGCATAGGAATCTCAGCAGCATAGTCTGAATTCCTGCTGAGATGAGCTAATCTGGGGAAGTCTGCAAGGTTTGCttggctggggagcagcagctctgggggctgctctgagcaggtTTCTGTGGCATGTTTCTGGAGAGCTGGGGATGTGTTTTTAAAGGGATAAAAATTCAAGGGATAAAGGGATGTCACCTCAGCTTCAGAAACAGTGGCGCAGGTCGCATGGAGGTCTGATCTAATCCAAAGGCTTGGAGATGAAGGACTGACAGTTTTAGGGCACACCAGTTCTGCTTATGCAGGCTGTGATCCAGAAGACCCCAACACCAAAGGATCCTCCTCACGTGCAGAGCTGGAAGTGCCTCTTAGTGCAGGAACAGAGGTTTTTGCATCCCCCAGAGCTGTGTGTATTGGAGTTCCCCTTCTCCTTGCAAACCCAAGGCTGAGCCTCACCCCCATGCTCTGCACTTGGGGAACGGGTCTGGGTCAAGAGGAGAAGATGCCCAAAAATAGATATTGTCACCCTCAGATTGCACAGGAATCCCAAgccttattaaaaaatatatagaattgtagaatcacagaatcattaaggttggaaaagatgtctGAGATCATCCGGTCCAACCGTCAGCCCTCCCCACTAtgctaaaccacatccctcctTGGTACAACAGATGGTTTTATGGCTCTTTAATAactctttttaaagttttctagCTTTAAAATGGTCAACCTTTGGGGTagggtgttttgtttgtttgtttgtttgtttttctcttcccatcCATCCCAACAACAAAGGAACCTTCTGCACTACCACTACCCATTGGACCTTGCATCCCCACACCACCTCTTTTCTCCATCACTCACATGAGAGCACTCCACGTGGCTCTGGCCTTTGCCAATGCCCTGAACATCAGCACCAACACAGAGCTCCCAGCCCATGCTCGGAGCTGTGGAGACGTCGGGGCAGTCGGGGCCCTGACCCCAGCGCCGGGGAGTCTGGAGAAGAGCCGACCCCCCTTCGCCCCCCCGGCTACTCCCCGCCATCAGCCCACACCTCATCAATAGGGGCTGACAGCCCCAGCACCACCCCTGcccccccagcactgcacagtgcaGCGTGGGTCAGGGTAAAGGcagccccataagtgtggggtGCAGGCAGCCCCGTGGGTCTGTGATGGGGAAAGAGACCCATAATTGGGTGTTAAGAGGGAGGGGGACACAAAGGCAGATGTACAGAGATGGGTAGGGGTGTATTGGGAGGGGTGCATTGGGAGATATAGATCATGTATAGAGAGACAGACACATGGGTAGGTATACAGAGATGAATAAATGGGAGTTTGGGGTAGTAGGCACCAAGAGGCAAATAGACACAGGGATAACTGCAGTGTTAGGCACGTGGTTAGATGGCTACGCAATGCATGGGTGGATAAATGGATAGAGGGATAAAAGGATAGAGCAATAGAGGGATGGAAGGAGAGAGGGATAAAAGAGCAAATGTGTAAATGAGTAGATGTCTAGATGACTGTACAACGTATAGATGTATGGATAGATGAGAGTGAAAGAGTAGGTGGCTGTACAATACACAGCTATAAGGCTATATGGCTTAGGGAGTAAGTGGGTAGGTGAGTAGTGGACACTATATAGCTGTATGGCTATAGGACTCCGTGGCTAAATGGGCAAATAAAAAGGCAGATGGCTAGGTGACTGTACAATTTACATCTATAGGGCTACATGGCTAAATGGGTAGGTGAGTAGATGGTTAGATGGGTGTATAGTGCATATATATATGGCTATAGGACTGTAGGACTACCTGAATAAATGGGTATAGCTGTATAGCACGTGTCTATAGGGCTACATGGGCAAGTGTACAATAGTACCTTGTAGTGTACAATATATGGCCATAGGACTATATGGCTAAATGAGCAGATTGGTAGAGGAGTAGATGGCTGTTCAACGTATGTCTGTATGGCTCCGTGGATAAACGTGGGTAAATAGGCAGAGAAGTAGGTGGCTGTGTAATATATGGCTATATGGTCATATGGAAATACAGATAGCTCAGTCGGCAGGCACTGATGCAGGCATATATGGGAACATCCCGTGTACCCCATTTCTCCATAAGTCTGGATCCTGGTGCTCCTcaaagcactgctcagcatctcTCCCCTCCTCCGTCCTCCTTAATCTCAGCTCCATCTCGATTGCGTTTTATTTCccacagagaaaggaaaaaaaaNNNNNNNNNNNNNNNNNNNNNNNNNNNNNNNNNNNNNNNNNNNNNNNNNNNNNNNNNNNNNNNNNNNNNNNNNNNNNNNNNNNNNNNNNNNNNNNNNNNNaaaaaaaaaaagaaaattgggaAAACTTGGAAGCAGTTTGCCCTGAGTTGCAAAGGGTATATTCTTGCCTTTTCTTGTGCAGTGGTTGTGCCTTAGAAAGGAGTTGTGCGTCCTTTATTCAGTTCCTTGGAGATAAAGTAataaaacaagggaaaatgaaatatttggcattatttctttttcacctgAAAAGAAGGGTCtgtgtttgttgattttttttgatgGGGGGAGGAGTAAGGGATTTGCTCCCCAAGCCAAATGCCCATTGACACTGTCTGCCTTTTGCAAAAATCTGCACGCCCTTGGACCTCTGCTAGCTGCAGAGAGTAGCAAAAAGGCAACAGAGGGTCTCCCATGGGGActtctggtttgttttcagCCTAGCATGTCAATAGCATCAAGCCTTACATTGCCTGTTTGGTGCAGAAATGTTGAGTTTGGTTCTTCCTCCTACAGTACTACTAGTGGAGCATGGAGAGCAGTTCAGGTGGACATAGATGTCTGCTTCAGCACAACCTGAATCCCTCCATGTTGTAGTAGTAAGGCACACTATGAGCACAGAAGAGTTAAAAAAGTGCTTTGCCACAATATTTTTCAATGCAAAGGCTATAAATGATTAGGTATTGTCCTTAGATTGGATTCTGATCTTGAGGAAGTGTTGAAACACGTAGGAGGAGTTTCACTGCCTTGAAACTAGAGAGGTTCCTTGTAGCAATGGGTTTAAGCTGGAGGAAGTGGAACATCTGTGGGGCTGATAGAAGCTGCTGTGttcactgcactgctgtggcacagagcagctgagcaggtTGTGGCAACGTGGAGTTAAAAGTCAAGATTCCCACAGTGGACATTAATTTCTCATCACGGATCACTCTGCTCTCACTTCTTCTTGTGTTCAAATCAAAGGTAGAGATCACAGCACACATCTCCAGTCCATTCCTCACCACATATCTTGCTTCAACAGCTCCTAAACCCTGTGGTCTGAGCGAAAATAAAGACTTCTGCTGAGTCATATGACCTTATTTTTGATAACCAAACCCCACACTTTCTAAGGTAATTTAAGGAAGCTCTTAGCAGATGCTGAAAGCCCAATTTCTCCACGATGGCCTCCAGTTTGATCCAGCAGGTCCCCGTGCACATGTCTATCCAGagaaggatctgttccatgTCTTAATAGGCCTAGGTGATATTTTCTCTGATTGGAAAGCTGGTTAGTACTGCAATCTGGGGGTTCCTAGAAAGGAAACCCAACTGGGTGTTTGCAGCTAATCTGCAACAGACAACATCCTTTCAAGGCAGCTCCTGGAACTGCATGGAAGGATAGGATGTGACACTACTTTTCATAGATGATTTTGGAGTATTTCTTGGTTTGGATGGTTTTGTTTCCAGGAGGGTTAAAGGGACAATTGGCTCCTGTTCTGTTATTGAGGAATAACTTTCATTGCAATCAACCATCGGTCACAAGACACAGGAAGAGCACTGAACGCTGGggtaaatgaatgaaatgatgATGTTAAAAATGCAGAGGGATTGCCAGGGAACACTTGGAGGATATCTGAATCACAGCAGGGGAAACAAGATGAAAGCAGGACCTAATTTAAGAATGAATCATCCAATTTGCATTCATTATCCTCACACCCTTGCCTTCTCTTTGGCCATATTTAGATCCAGAATCTTTTATTAGGGTCTCAGATATTCAGGattgttttcatatttactCCTGAATGACCCTGCATGATTTACAGCCTGGTTGGAAACAAGACTTGAAGGAAATCCATACCACAGAGATGTGCATCCAGCATCCCTCACCATGAGAcctcttctccaaaagagtggtgatgcgttggcacagggaggtggagatgtggcactgagggacatggtcagtgggcatggtgggagtgggctggggttggactggatgatctcagaggtcttttctgacTGTAGTGATTCTCTGGTTCAGTGAAATTACAGGAGAccagagagagaaggaatttgtGCCTTTAGATCAGGGATTGCCAGTGCCATAAAGATGAAATGCACAGCcagccttcccttcccttgGCTATCTTTATAGTCTAGAAgtcacttttcttctttgatatATCCAGTTGTTCAACTCCAGCAAGAAGGTTGGAGGTGGGGGTCACAGCTCCTTCCTGAGAAACAAAtgattttggttttcatttcctGAGGTTAACAAGGGTGGTGAACGGAAATCTCTTCTCCCAGGCCATCCATCCACAGGGCTCTACTGCCCCTTCCATGGAGTGCCACAAATGGACTATCCACTATGGGACAATGTTTGGGATCCTGCTGGGGATGGGAATCCAAACCACTCTCACTAGGAAATCAAGGAGAAATCTGTCCACTTGCAAGCCATTTACAACACTTGATCACTCCTTCTGGTCACAACAAAACAATTTATGCTGCAAAACAGGGGCATTTCATCTCCCAAAAAGCACAGGGAAAATTGAATTTCAGTACTGCATCACCATCGGCTTTCCAAAAAAACAcctcaagcaaaaaaaatctcaattatTCCTTCACTCTAAATTACTGTTTCACATGACTGGGTGCATGGATGTAGCAGAGACCAAGAAACTCAGTGCACATGGGGCTAGGACTTGGAAGGCACCAACACGTCCCCTTCCCTTTGCTTGTATATTCCTGGCCACTTACCAGGAACTGCAAGCCACTGCACAGTGTCCCACCAACTTAGGGGCAGGGGATGGGGcaaaatcagtgttttctcaTAAATCCGGACAACGTGTATATCACTGTAATTGATGTCCAACTTTCAGCTTGACATGCTTTATAAACCCTGGGCGGCTTTGATCTCCTTGTCTTTGCCTATAAATGCAAGGATTACAAAAACATTCCAAANNNNNNNNNNNNNNNNNNNNNNNNNNNNNNNNNNNNNNNNNNNNNNNNNNNNNNNNNNNNNNNNNNNNNNNNNNNNNNNNNNNNNNNNNNNNNNNNNNNNGGGCTGGAGCCGCCTGTCCCAGCTACCAGCTTCCATGGAGCAGTTGTGTCCGAGGAAGGTGCCAGCATCGAGATTAGCAGCTCTGTGGTGTATTTTTTCTAGACACCGTTCGTCTACTCCCTTCATACATAAGGCATTGTATGCCTTACAAAGCATGGTCTTACTGGTATAACACTGGATTTTCTTGCTGTCCAAATAAGCACCCACTTTGTTTCCGTACAGACTATGAACCCGCTGTGATCCGAGCCCCTGTGTCTTCTGGTGGAAAGGATTCCCCCTGGTTTGTGGCACTAATCACCTGTTTCCCCACGCAGTGTTCTGGCTGTAGCTCACTCAGATATAATTTCCAATGGAGGCTGGAGAATTAAAGCCACGTTCTTCCCTTCTGTCTCCATAGTAGAGAGATATGGAAAGAGGAAATTAGTTGAAGACTCATCGTGGCAGAGCTGCCTTACTGTGAGTTGTCCGCAGTTGTGGGGGTGAGGAAACTGAGACCTCagagaatcattaaagttggaaaagctctctaaggtcatccagtccaaccggGAGGAGAGGAGCCCCCAGGCACACCACAACTAAACAGTCTGTCCCCTAATAAGACCCTGAACATGGCACACAGCCCACACTCAGCATGTTGATGAAATAATATCCAACCTGCCCAGCAatcatgaatcacagaatcatggaatcattcaggttggaaaagacctctaagatccccaagcccaacacCAGCCCACCCCcgccatgcccactgaccacatctccacattgaactcctccagggcTGGTGACCCCACCAGTGCAGTCTGTGCCACACTCCTTCTTTGGGAGAcgtttttcctaatacccaacctgaacctcccctggcatcTCTCTATTCCCTTGCACCTCCTCCTGTTGTTGCAGGGGACATCTACATATCTGGCTGGCTTTGGAGCTGCTTTTTCTCAGCACAAGTCAAGAACAAGAGTGACAACAGCAGGGAGGTTGGCTGTGGCACGGTTGGACAGATATGGGTAGGCAAGGAATTGTTtggcagggagagctgacaTTCGCTGCTCAAGCTATTTAAAAATGGTGATTTAATGGGCCAAGGTATTTCTGCCCAACTCCGTGCATTTGGCAGCTTGCTGGAATCAGACCAGGGATTTTTATCAAACagtgaggaagggaaggaaagggcaAAGCAGATGTGgatgcagatggaaaaaaaagaaggattttcAAAGCTCTTCCATGAAGAAAATCgaggaagagaaaatagagtTAAAAATAACACCGTGGCATGTTCTGGGCAGAGATACCAGCATCCTAGGAAAAATATATGTGCTTCTGTTTTGCCAAGAGGGAAATAGAAGGGAGGATGAGGGAGGATGCTGGGGCTgttctttgctttgaaaatgaagcaaGGTCAAAGAGAAGAGCTGGTTGCTGGGatttttcagcaaaatgtgCATTTTATAGCTAAAGCAAGCTGCCACGTGCAGAAATCTGCTCCCAGGGAGAAAGGCCAAACGCTGTGGGACAGATCCCCTAACATTGGCTGGTGCACCATGAGGAAAAGTGTGCAAGCCATTGGAAGGGGATTTCTGCTGTCTGTGGTCACTGCTTCGGTCTCTTCTGCTGTCAGAAGCTGTCGTCACCATCCAGGCACGAAATGCCATCCAGAAATTAAGTGCTCACTCTCCACGATCTGAGAGGGAGTTGGGTACACGCATTCCTTTAAGGAACTCGCCATAAAGCCTTGTCTGGGAAGACTTTTGCACCATTTTAACTTTATCTCTTCAAAACTGCTCTGGGCTTTGTCTGAGCTCGCTGAAATTTTTCATGACAATCATTAATttactgaaaaatgcagtttcttgGCAGATCCGGTCTTTGTGAGTTCAGGTCAGTTTTGGCAAGGCATTTTCAGCCAAAAANNNNNNNNNNNNNNNNNNNNNNNNNNNNNNNNNNNNNNNNNNNNNNNNNNNNNNNNNNNNNNNNNNNNNNNNNNNNNNNNNNNNNNNNNNNNNNNNNNNNTATATAAATCCACGGGTTGGATTATAACCCCATTATAAGGAGAAAACAGATCAGTGTGGGATTGGGCCATGGGCTGTAGGGAAAGACCTTGGAGATCTTGGATAACACTGAGAAGGGACACATTGACCTTATTTCTCCCACGAACCAATATTCTAGTTGTTCTGATGGGTTGTTTCTACAAACTGGCAGGTCTGCAGTCACTTGCTTTGTCCGGATAAGGTGGTATGGTTGAGAGAACTCAGACGAAAAAGGGAAGCTGTGGAAAGACTATGATGACCTAAAAAGATGTGTTTTTGATGACCGTGTGGTTTCCACAGGGCCTTTGGTCACCACACAGACAAGTCTTACCCAACCAATCCTCAACTGGCCCGGTCAAACTCTGGTGAAACTTCACCCTCTTCACATGccttgaatcacagaatcacagaataaccaaggttggaaaagacctacaagatcatccagtccaaccatccacctatcaccaatagtactcactaagCCATGaccctcaacacaaaatccaaacgcaaaaaagatggaaagatgGAAATTAGCAGTTTTGGAGCCCGATGAGAAGGAATCAGCAAGGGCAGGGAGAAGTGCCTACTGCTGCAGACAGCTGAGAAAAGAGAGGGTTGCTGGTCCCTGAGTTGCTGCTTGTCCTCAcagttttttctcttgcttgaCCTCCAGGTGCCTATTCCTTGTCCGTGAGAGACAGTGATTCTGCTCATGGGGACATCATCAAACACTACAGGATCCGCTCCTTAGATGGTGGAGGTTATTACATCTCCCCAAGGATGACTTTTGCCACCCTGCCAGAGCTAATCCATCATTACAGCCGTAAGTTGCTTTCCTTCCCTACTGATTTCCAGCAGGAGGTGGGCAGAGGGAGGGTGGACTTGCTAGCCACCACCATTACTCCATCCACTCTCATAAGTAAGATACTCTCCTCCAAACTGGACTTCCATGCCCTGTCTTTTGTCCTTGGGCAATGTGAGGCTGAGCTCCGTCTACCACCTTGTAACTGGGAAGTCACCAAGAGAATGGAGAACTGAAGGGAAGGTTTGGGACTTACTAAAGAGAATACTCTCCTTTGTGACTCTTTTTGAGCCTCTTCCTTTCATTGGATCCATTTTGGCTGTGCTGATCCCTGTGGCTGAAACAATGTGGGCTTATGGAATTGTGCCATGAGCtggctttttcctcttcaaggAGGAGCAGGTTAGTTCTGGGGCTGAAAGTTTGCTGTCAAACTGTCCACTGAACTGTCTTATGGTTTTTGCTCACACAGAGAGGGGAGATGGTCTGTGCCAGAGGCTCATAGCTCCCTGCACATCCCTGGCTCCCCAGAGGCCCTGGGCACAGGATGAATGGGAGATCCCACGGGAGTCTCTGAAACTTGTGAAGAAGCTTGGCAGTGGGCAGTTTGGGGAAGTGTGGATGGGTAAGTACAGTGACTCCATTCCAAGGAAGAAATGTATAAACAGAGGAGACAGAAAACCCTCTTTCCTCAAGACAGGACTGGTCTGGGCATAGGGATCCTAAAGTATGAACAGGTACTTAGTGGGTACACCTGCTGCAGTAGATGCTGTTCTCCTGGGAAGGACCAGACAGGTTGTACTTGCATGGGCTTCATAGGGTAGATGTGACTGATGTGCCTCTCCAATCTCCTCCTATACCTGCTGGTTGCTCAGAGCCTACTGGTCTGAGATTACCACTCCCTTTTGCTGGGAGGTTGAAAGCTATTACTGTggttttctgctccctgctccacaTGCTCTTCTCCTTCTTACGTGGCCCAACAGAGCCTGCAGAGAGGCCAGAATTCCTCAGTGCATCGTTATCTCCCTGCAGGCTACTACAAGAACAACTTCAAGGTGGCTGTGAAGACCATGAAGGAGGGCAGCATGGATCCCAACGCTTTCTTGGCAGAAGCAAACTTGATGAAGAAGCTCCAGCATAATAAGCTGGTCCGGCTCTATGCTGTAGTCACAAAGCAGCCAATTTACATCGTGACAGAGTACATGGCCAATGGTAAGGAGCCTTACCAAATGCTTTTGTTGAGTTTCTTGCAAAATCAGGTCAATGAGCTGACTGGTACTCCCATGTGTAATGGGTGGACATTGTACCAAACTGACAAGAAAAGCAATAAGTGACCTAGGAGCCTGTTTCTGGAAAACGAAGGGATTCTCTGAGTGATTAAATACATGGTCACATATTTCATAAGCCACTTCACAAAATGGTGGCACTCCATTTGAAGATTATCTCAAGCTCTGATCTCCCCCATTCCTACTGGAAGTGCAGAAGTTTGTTCTCCTCGTggtgaaattgtttttttgcCCCTCTTGACCATGAGGCATTGAGTGAAGAATGTCCAGCACTTTACAGAGGTGTGTGCAGGGAAGAACTTGGCTGCTTTTCAGAACACTTTCAGAAGGTGCTGCGGGGGACACCCACTGCCTTCCCTTGGATTCTCTCCAGGATGTGGACAGATTTGTTGCCTGTTCAGAGAAGCACCAGAGAAAGCAAATGCACAGACATATTCAGAAGATTCACCGCAGTCTCTTCTCTTTTGCAGGGTGCTTGCTGGATTATTTGAAGTCAGAGGAAGGAAGCCAACTGAATCTCCCCAAACTCATTGATATGTCTGCTCAGGTTAGTGATCAGCCATTGGTAATGAACTGGAGgccatcatttctttttgtcccTTGCAAGTTCAAAGTAAGTCTGTGCCAGAATCAAGTGtcacagaggaaaacagcacCTCCTGGTATGCTGTCAGAGGGTTCC
This genomic stretch from Meleagris gallopavo isolate NT-WF06-2002-E0010 breed Aviagen turkey brand Nicholas breeding stock chromosome 2, Turkey_5.1, whole genome shotgun sequence harbors:
- the BLK gene encoding tyrosine-protein kinase Blk; protein product: MTLNTKSKRAYSLSVRDSDSAHGDIIKHYRIRSLDGGGYYISPRMTFATLPELIHHYSQRGDGLCQRLIAPCTSLAPQRPWAQDEWEIPRESLKLVKKLGSGQFGEVWMGYYKNNFKVAVKTMKEGSMDPNAFLAEANLMKKLQHNKLVRLYAVVTKQPIYIVTEYMANGCLLDYLKSEEGSQLNLPKLIDMSAQVAEGMAYIERMNSIHRDLRAANILVSETLCCKIADFGLARIIEDEYLAQEGAKFPIKWTAPEAINFGVFTIKSDVWSFGILLTEIITYGRIPYPGMTNPEVIRNLEQGYRMPCPDLCPAELYSIILRCWRNKPEERPTFEYLQSVLEDFYTATEKQYEAEPQP